A single window of Kiloniellales bacterium DNA harbors:
- a CDS encoding DUF1848 domain-containing protein, protein MIVSASYRTDIPAFYGAWFRARLRAGFCRVANPYGGPDYRVSLAKPDVDGFVFWTRNLRPFLPVLDEIAGLGLPFVVQFTVTGYPRALEPSVIAADEAVAQIVRLAARFGPRVVVWRYDPVFLTELTPPDWHRQQVAGLARRLAGSCDEVVFSFAQIYAKTRANSDRAAQRHGYSWRDPADAEKAALLRDLAAVAATAGLTPSLCAQPDLLEEPLEAARCIDGGRLSDVAGRPLKARVKGNRPGCFCAESRDIGAYDTCPHGCVYCYAVRRPELAKESHRAHDPAAERL, encoded by the coding sequence ATGATCGTCTCGGCGAGTTACCGAACCGACATTCCGGCCTTCTACGGCGCCTGGTTCCGCGCGCGGCTGCGCGCCGGCTTCTGCCGGGTCGCCAATCCCTATGGCGGGCCCGACTACCGGGTTTCGCTGGCGAAGCCCGACGTCGACGGCTTCGTCTTCTGGACCCGCAACCTGCGGCCCTTCCTGCCGGTTCTGGACGAGATCGCCGGGCTGGGCTTGCCCTTCGTGGTGCAGTTCACCGTTACCGGCTACCCGCGCGCCCTGGAACCCTCGGTGATCGCGGCCGACGAGGCGGTCGCCCAGATCGTGCGGCTGGCCGCGCGTTTCGGGCCCCGCGTGGTGGTCTGGCGCTACGACCCGGTCTTCCTGACCGAGCTGACCCCGCCGGACTGGCACCGGCAGCAAGTCGCCGGGCTGGCCCGCCGCCTGGCGGGCAGCTGCGACGAGGTGGTCTTCTCCTTCGCCCAGATCTACGCCAAGACACGGGCGAACAGCGACCGCGCGGCCCAGCGGCACGGCTACTCCTGGCGCGACCCGGCGGACGCGGAGAAAGCGGCCTTGCTGCGCGACCTGGCGGCGGTCGCCGCCACGGCGGGCCTGACACCCAGCCTCTGCGCCCAACCCGACCTACTGGAGGAGCCGCTCGAGGCGGCGCGCTGCATCGACGGCGGGCGGCTCTCCGACGTCGCCGGCAGGCCCCTGAAGGCCCGCGTGAAGGGCAACAGGCCTGGTTGCTTCTGCGCCGAGTCGCGCGACATCGGCGCCTACGACACCTGTCCCCACGGCTGCGTCTACTGCTACGCCGTCAGGCGTCCCGAACTGGCGAAGGAAAGCCACCGGGCGCACGACCCGGCTGCGGAGAGGCTTTAG